The following are from one region of the Stigmatella ashevillena genome:
- a CDS encoding acyl-CoA dehydrogenase family protein has translation MDDLLRFLLTAPLPQSPLRSVEEWWPQHRDIASRFPAVVDVALAGGFLSDRLAFAFASGYQAALRALWPELPADRRAALCATEAGGGHPSAIQTHLSRGTEAGPWRVTGEKTFVTLGTAAEVLLVVASEGRDAQGRNRLRVVKVDAHREGVRLSGMAPLPFVPELPHGQVRLEAVALSAGEVLPGDGYAHYLKPFRTVEDCHVQAALLGWLIQVARRSNWPGRVRDEVLAVAVAIRALALADPSSEAVHVALGGVLDLIHRLLEGLAPWWPTVEADTRERWERDKGLLELAGKARAKRREVAQQWLAGSSATEP, from the coding sequence GTGGACGATCTCCTTCGCTTCCTGCTCACTGCCCCGCTTCCCCAGAGCCCTCTGCGCTCCGTCGAGGAGTGGTGGCCCCAGCACCGCGACATCGCCTCCCGTTTCCCTGCCGTGGTGGATGTGGCGCTCGCGGGGGGCTTCCTATCGGACAGGCTCGCGTTCGCTTTTGCTTCGGGTTACCAGGCAGCCCTCCGGGCCTTGTGGCCGGAACTCCCAGCGGATCGCCGCGCGGCGCTCTGTGCCACGGAGGCGGGCGGTGGCCACCCGAGCGCGATCCAGACGCACCTCTCCCGGGGCACGGAGGCAGGGCCCTGGCGCGTGACGGGCGAGAAGACGTTCGTCACCCTGGGCACGGCCGCCGAAGTGCTCCTCGTGGTGGCCAGTGAAGGGCGGGATGCGCAGGGCCGGAACCGGCTCCGGGTGGTGAAGGTGGATGCCCACCGCGAGGGCGTTCGGCTCAGCGGCATGGCGCCCCTTCCGTTCGTGCCAGAGCTTCCCCACGGGCAGGTCCGGCTGGAGGCCGTGGCGCTGTCTGCCGGTGAGGTGCTACCCGGGGATGGGTATGCGCACTACCTCAAGCCCTTCCGGACGGTGGAGGACTGCCACGTGCAGGCGGCCTTGCTCGGCTGGCTGATCCAGGTGGCGCGCCGCTCGAACTGGCCAGGGCGCGTGCGGGACGAGGTGCTCGCGGTCGCGGTGGCGATCCGAGCCCTGGCCCTGGCGGATCCTTCCTCCGAGGCCGTGCATGTGGCGCTCGGTGGGGTGCTCGATCTGATCCATCGGCTCCTGGAAGGATTGGCGCCCTGGTGGCCGACCGTGGAGGCCGACACACGCGAGCGCTGGGAGCGGGACAAAGGACTGCTGGAACTGGCGGGCAAGGCTCGCGCGAAGCGGCGCGAGGTGGCCCAGCAATGGCTGGCGGGAAGCTCCGCGACGGAGCCGTGA